From the Ictalurus furcatus strain D&B chromosome 19, Billie_1.0, whole genome shotgun sequence genome, one window contains:
- the LOC128623461 gene encoding shaker-related potassium channel tsha2-like → MTVVPGENLDETVALAALCHDAYEPERADQECCERVVINVSGLRFETQLKTLAQFPRTLLGDPRKRMRFFDPLRNEYFFDRNRPSFDAILYFYQSGGRLRRPVNVPVDIFIEEIKFYELGEEVIENFKEDEGFIKEEERPLPENEFQRQVWLLFEYPESSGPARGIAIVSVLVILISIVIFCLETLPEFREDAKSYDVQLPLNGTVNVKKPNPFTDPFFIVETLCIIWFSFELVVRFLACPSKAAFFKNIMNTIDVVAIMPYFITLGLELAEHQGNGQQAMSLAILRVIRLVRVFRIFKLSRHSKGLQILGKTLQASMRELGLLIFFLFIGVILFSSAVYFAETDDPESGFSSIPDAFWWAVVSMTTVGYGDMCPVTIGGKIVGSLCAIAGVLTIALPVPVIVSNFNYFYHRETEHEEQLQYTHVTCGQQPQQPQPGYGDFGRSESKPSLSKSDYLDSEDADSIKYTNCSPPHKAYTGKLTDV, encoded by the coding sequence ATGACTGTGGTGCCTGGGGAGAACCTTGACGAGACCGTGGCCTTGGCCGCCCTCTGTCACGACGCTTATGAGCCCGAGAGGGCGGACCAGGAGTGCTGCGAGCGGGTGGTCATCAACGTGTCAGGCCTGCGCTTCGAAACGCAGCTCAAGACGCTCGCCCAGTTCCCAAGAACTCTGCTCGGCGACCCAAGAAAGCGGATGCGCTTCTTCGACCCGCTCAGGAATGAATACTTCTTCGACCGCAACCGGCCGAGCTTTGATGCCATCCTCTACTTCTACCAGTCGGGCGGGAGACTTCGGAGACCTGTCAACGTGCCCGTGGACATCTTCATAGAGGAGATCAAGTTTTACGAGCTCGGCGAAGAGGTGATTGAGAATTTCAAAGAGGACGAGGGTTTCATTAAAGAGGAGGAGCGCCCGTTACCGGAGAACGAGTTCCAGCGACAAGTGTGGCTGTTGTTTGAATATCCAGAGAGTTCAGGACCGGCCAGAGGGATCGCGATCGTCTCCGTGCTCGTGATTTTGATCTCCATCGTCATCTTTTGCCTGGAGACGTTGCCAGAGTTCAGGGAAGACGCCAAGTCGTACGACGTGCAACTCCCGCTAAATGGCACGGTGAATGTGAAGAAGCCGAATCCGTTCACGGACCCATTTTTCATCGTGGAGACGCTGTGTATCATTTGGTTCTCCTTCGAGCTGGTTGTGCGCTTTTTGGCGTGCCCAAGCAAGGCAGCgtttttcaaaaacataatgaaCACTATCGACGTGGTGGCAATCATGCCGTACTTCATCACACTCGGACTTGAGCTTGCCGAGCACCAAGGCAACGGGCAGCAAGCAATGTCATTGGCCATCCTGCGTGTTATCCGGCTCGTGCGCGTGTTCCGCATCTTTAAGCTCTCGCGCCACTCCAAAGGCCTTCAGatcttgggcaagacgctgcaGGCGAGCATGCGCGAGCTCGGTCTTTtgatcttcttcctcttcattgGTGTCATCCTCTTTTCCAGCGCAGTTTACTTCGCCGAGACGGACGACCCCGAGTCAGGCTTCAGCAGCATCCCGGACGCCTTCTGGTGGGCCGTGGTCTCCATGACCACCGTGGGTTATGGAGATATGTGCCCCGTGACCATTGGAGGCAAGATCGTGGGCTCGCTGTGCGCCATCGCTGGTGTGCTCACCATTGCGCTGCCTGTACCCGTGATCGTGTCCAACTTTAACTACTTCTACCACCGGGAGACAGAGCACGAGGAGCAGCTTCAGTACACGCATGTGACGTGTGGTCAGCAGCCCCAGCAGCCGCAGCCTGGCTACGGTGATTTCGGCAGGAGCGAGAGCAAGCCTTCCCTCTCCAAATCGGACTATTTGGACTCGGAAGACGCGGACTCAATCAAGTACACAAACTGCAGTCCTCCCCATAAAGCCTACACGGGGAAACTAACAGACGTATGA